The following proteins come from a genomic window of Nautilia profundicola AmH:
- a CDS encoding GspE/PulE family protein produces MNKINNINPKAIQLDSFNIEDGIKFSLLPGRYKDKDFFFTNEENLIDALNFYNKTQIPLDIIITDNESFNRLLNQFLEVKTQKEFQNSDIEVEEELSLDDFIKNSLDILDSENSAPIIKFVNSMFFQAVKKRASDIHIETHENFGTIRFRIDGVLITQATIQKNIVNLIINRIKVISNLDISEKRIPQDGRCQIKIANKTTDIRVSIIPTYFGEKAVLRLLMESEDIPTLKDLGFDKTVTEGFKELLEHSYGMILVTGPTGSGKSTTLHSFLQTIATPEKNIITIENPVEYKANNINQIQVNNKVGLTFSSGLRSILRQDPDIIMVGEIRDKETATIAIQAALTGHLMLSTLHTNNAAATITRLMDMGVEPFLISSSLIGVLSQRLVRILCECKEEDETYEFKQIISKDPTLQNYTPEKIYKAKGCPKCNFTGYVKRRAVGELFIMNDEIKTLIANGTNDIELKNKMIEYGMKTIKQNLCELVINGETSLSEAIRVGLKD; encoded by the coding sequence ATGAACAAAATAAATAATATAAATCCAAAAGCTATACAATTAGATAGTTTCAATATTGAAGATGGAATAAAATTCTCACTTCTTCCTGGAAGATACAAAGATAAAGATTTTTTTTTTACAAATGAAGAAAATTTAATAGATGCTCTTAATTTCTATAATAAAACACAAATACCTTTAGATATTATTATTACTGACAATGAGTCATTTAATAGACTTTTAAATCAATTTTTGGAAGTAAAAACTCAAAAAGAATTTCAAAATAGTGATATTGAAGTTGAAGAAGAACTTTCACTTGATGATTTTATAAAAAATAGTCTTGATATTTTAGATTCAGAAAATTCAGCACCTATTATTAAATTTGTAAACTCTATGTTTTTTCAAGCAGTAAAAAAAAGAGCAAGCGACATACACATAGAAACACACGAAAATTTCGGAACCATAAGATTCAGAATAGACGGAGTGCTCATAACACAGGCAACCATCCAAAAAAACATAGTAAACCTCATTATAAACAGAATAAAAGTAATCTCAAACCTCGACATAAGCGAAAAAAGAATACCTCAAGACGGAAGATGCCAGATCAAAATCGCAAACAAAACAACCGATATAAGGGTGTCCATAATCCCTACATATTTCGGGGAAAAAGCTGTACTGAGGCTCCTTATGGAAAGTGAAGACATTCCTACCCTGAAAGATCTGGGGTTTGATAAAACCGTCACGGAAGGGTTTAAAGAACTGCTTGAGCACTCATACGGAATGATTCTCGTAACGGGTCCTACCGGAAGCGGTAAATCCACTACCCTTCACAGCTTCCTGCAGACAATCGCAACACCGGAAAAAAACATAATAACAATAGAAAACCCTGTGGAATACAAAGCAAACAACATAAACCAGATCCAGGTAAATAACAAAGTGGGACTTACTTTCAGCTCGGGACTTAGAAGTATCCTAAGACAGGATCCCGATATCATAATGGTAGGGGAAATCAGGGATAAAGAAACGGCGACTATCGCAATCCAGGCAGCTCTTACGGGGCATCTGATGCTCTCGACCCTTCATACCAACAACGCAGCCGCAACCATTACAAGGCTTATGGACATGGGGGTTGAGCCGTTTTTGATTTCATCATCACTTATAGGGGTTTTATCACAAAGGCTTGTAAGAATACTGTGTGAGTGTAAAGAAGAAGACGAAACCTATGAATTTAAACAGATAATATCAAAAGATCCCACCCTTCAAAACTACACACCAGAAAAGATCTATAAAGCAAAAGGATGCCCTAAATGTAATTTCACCGGATATGTAAAAAGAAGGGCGGTGGGAGAGCTTTTCATAATGAACGATGAAATAAAAACCCTTATCGCAAACGGTACAAACGATATAGAACTTAAAAACAAAATGATCGAATACGGAATGAAAACCATCAAACAAAACCTTTGTGAACTTGTAATAAACGGGGAGACGTCTCTTAGCGAAGCAATAAGAGTCGGGCTTAAAGATTAG
- a CDS encoding type II secretion system F family protein — translation MYFKYSAYDKNGKTVKGKIEASNEKEALSKLEGLYVTDIKPAKNISFNISFSKKVPRKELSKLFNSLGLYLKASIPLISAINLSKNQTDNSKIIKFLDYIQNSIKEGKSFYASLESQNFINLPKYVTSTVKIGEESGKLDIVLVEISKFLKDEEKISSKTSQALVYPMFIIIVAVFMISFMLTTVVPKIVKVFENLHQDLPAITKIVINTGNFLQHSWQAILILFIVFAAGFRIMYKKNLKFRYSIHKFLLKLPVIKKLIVSKELGRFSYLTSVLTNAGVNYINAVNMSVNTIDNEYIKSVFQKALQDVIEGKKLSVSLKKAGFDFDKSFLQALSLAEETSQIDEVLGNISELYFEESESLTNTLLSLLEPALIVFVGVSIGFIVTAILLPMFSMSIIK, via the coding sequence TTGTATTTTAAATACAGCGCCTATGATAAAAACGGAAAAACCGTAAAAGGTAAAATAGAAGCGTCAAACGAAAAAGAAGCCTTATCAAAACTTGAGGGCCTTTACGTTACGGATATAAAACCTGCAAAAAACATTTCGTTTAACATCTCTTTTTCAAAAAAAGTACCAAGAAAAGAGCTCTCAAAACTGTTTAACTCTCTCGGGCTTTATTTAAAAGCCTCCATTCCGCTAATCAGTGCGATAAACCTGAGTAAAAACCAGACAGACAACTCCAAAATTATAAAATTCCTCGATTATATACAAAACTCCATTAAAGAAGGAAAATCGTTTTACGCTTCTCTTGAATCCCAAAACTTTATCAATTTACCCAAATACGTCACAAGTACGGTAAAAATAGGCGAAGAGAGCGGAAAACTCGACATAGTACTTGTTGAGATTTCCAAGTTTTTAAAAGACGAAGAGAAAATATCTTCAAAAACGTCACAGGCACTTGTATATCCTATGTTTATTATTATCGTGGCGGTGTTTATGATTTCATTTATGCTCACAACGGTGGTGCCGAAAATTGTCAAGGTTTTTGAAAACCTGCACCAAGACCTCCCCGCTATTACAAAAATAGTAATAAACACCGGAAATTTCCTTCAGCACTCCTGGCAGGCTATTTTGATACTGTTTATCGTATTTGCTGCGGGGTTTAGAATAATGTATAAAAAAAATTTGAAATTCAGATATTCCATACATAAATTTCTTTTAAAACTGCCTGTTATAAAAAAACTGATCGTCTCAAAAGAGCTCGGCAGATTCTCGTACCTTACATCCGTACTTACAAACGCGGGGGTAAACTACATAAACGCCGTAAATATGTCTGTAAACACAATAGACAACGAATACATTAAATCGGTATTTCAAAAAGCACTTCAGGATGTAATAGAAGGTAAAAAACTCTCTGTTTCACTCAAAAAAGCGGGGTTTGATTTTGATAAAAGTTTTCTTCAGGCTCTCTCTTTGGCGGAAGAAACATCACAGATCGATGAGGTTTTAGGAAATATAAGCGAACTTTATTTTGAAGAAAGCGAATCTCTTACAAACACGCTGCTATCTCTTCTTGAACCTGCTTTAATAGTATTTGTAGGGGTAAGTATAGGATTTATAGTAACTGCTATACTTCTCCCTATGTTCAGTATGAGTATTATAAAATAA
- the gspG gene encoding type II secretion system major pseudopilin GspG translates to MKKAFSLIEVMIVVVILGLIASLVVPNLIGQSEQAKKKLVCIQMKSLKDALDSFKIEEDTYPSTQEGLESLITNPNPQKYKNYPEKGFLNTKSLPKDPWGNEYIYINDNGNIEIISLGADGKEGGSGENKDIKFSECVN, encoded by the coding sequence ATGAAAAAAGCTTTCAGTTTGATTGAAGTAATGATTGTTGTTGTTATTTTGGGACTTATTGCATCCCTTGTGGTTCCGAATCTTATAGGTCAGAGTGAACAGGCCAAAAAGAAACTTGTATGTATTCAGATGAAATCACTTAAAGATGCTCTTGATTCATTTAAAATAGAAGAAGATACATATCCGAGTACACAGGAAGGGCTTGAATCCTTAATAACAAATCCGAATCCTCAAAAATATAAAAATTATCCTGAAAAAGGTTTTTTAAATACTAAGAGTCTTCCAAAAGACCCATGGGGGAACGAATATATTTATATTAATGATAATGGGAATATTGAAATAATTTCATTAGGTGCAGATGGCAAAGAAGGCGGGAGCGGAGAAAATAAAGATATTAAATTTAGCGAATGCGTAAATTAG
- the queF gene encoding preQ(1) synthase produces MRYGEKEILEFNPENMEIWPNKHKKNYLIKITLPEFMCKCPRSGYPDFATVYLEYTPDEWVVELKALKLYINSFMNRYISHEDSANEIFDTLYNKLKPKYMKITMDFNPRGNVHTVIEIDSDKIEK; encoded by the coding sequence ATCAGATACGGTGAAAAAGAAATTCTTGAATTTAATCCTGAAAATATGGAAATATGGCCGAATAAACATAAAAAAAACTATTTGATCAAAATAACGCTTCCTGAATTTATGTGTAAATGTCCAAGAAGCGGATATCCTGATTTTGCAACCGTATATCTTGAATATACGCCGGATGAGTGGGTTGTTGAGCTTAAGGCTTTAAAACTTTATATCAACTCATTTATGAACAGATACATTTCACACGAAGACAGCGCAAACGAAATATTTGATACTCTTTATAATAAACTGAAACCTAAATATATGAAAATCACAATGGATTTCAACCCGAGAGGCAACGTTCATACCGTAATCGAAATCGACAGCGACAAAATAGAAAAATAA
- a CDS encoding pilus assembly FimT family protein, which translates to MRKLGFSLIELLIVVILILTVSFLVIRFPTFSQTFSMTSLRDMLKPNGYIILYKNGDIISNKKIRFYCKTPVVYQFLNDNFFKKKFDENIIFEYKVVNGIGESFILQCNKMFYVFKPFYIKKFSSFESAKEDFTNVRYKPSNGIMK; encoded by the coding sequence ATGCGTAAATTAGGTTTTAGTTTAATTGAACTACTAATTGTTGTAATATTAATATTAACAGTTAGTTTTTTAGTAATTCGTTTCCCTACTTTTTCTCAAACGTTTTCTATGACTTCATTAAGAGATATGTTAAAACCTAATGGTTATATTATTTTATATAAAAACGGTGATATAATAAGTAATAAAAAAATCAGATTTTATTGTAAAACCCCGGTTGTTTATCAGTTTTTAAATGATAATTTTTTTAAGAAAAAGTTTGATGAAAATATTATTTTTGAATATAAAGTTGTTAACGGTATAGGAGAAAGTTTTATATTACAGTGTAATAAGATGTTTTATGTTTTTAAGCCTTTTTATATAAAGAAGTTTTCCTCATTTGAAAGTGCTAAAGAAGATTTTACTAATGTACGGTATAAACCCAGTAATGGAATAATGAAATGA
- a CDS encoding secretin N-terminal domain-containing protein, whose protein sequence is MKLIKLLILLTIMIYAQKIDLTFKNLEINDFIKMVAKITNKNILLTNDLRGKVNFISVKPVNENEIYDILLNILRSKGYTLIKEHGYLKVIKSADAIKEAPPIGKSDIYQIRTDIIKLHNISAKTAYTQINYLKSKYGKIILNKDKNLLIITDYPKNLKIMKKLLSKIDTLDKPDIIFFNLQNTQLSKIYPKITEISNTLFNDKIYKYKIIKNDNSNGIILVGPNKVIQKILQHIKQLDTKPKQLDQVTEIITLKNSDVTNMAKIIQKIVSLKYKKNIPSITEDKETNSLIIIATLEQMDTIKTIIKALDIPKMQVYVKARILEISNLKASQIGNKLGLYAGSGTGSGLYTLSANMGGPAIAFDVTSLGLSIPTIRQGLALGATIDLLETFGAAKKLSEPSILCINNTPSTIYVGKTISVKTGQTTSTSTSVSYSRQDIGLTLEIKPRIDSDNKVSLNVKAVVEDILPGSPDLTLPTTSKRDIKTTTIVSNGQSIIIGGLVRNNKDITIKKVPFFGDIPIIGALFRHKEVNEDKTTLVIVLTPYIVKQSTDLDKLRLTLGKLNELERKFALEYIKKKNLK, encoded by the coding sequence ATGAAATTGATTAAATTACTTATATTGTTAACTATTATGATTTATGCTCAAAAAATAGATTTAACCTTTAAAAATTTAGAAATAAACGATTTTATCAAAATGGTTGCTAAAATTACCAATAAAAATATATTATTAACAAATGATTTAAGGGGAAAAGTTAATTTTATTTCAGTTAAACCCGTAAATGAAAATGAAATTTACGATATTTTATTAAATATATTAAGATCAAAAGGTTATACTCTTATAAAAGAACATGGTTATTTAAAAGTTATAAAAAGCGCTGATGCAATAAAGGAAGCTCCTCCAATAGGAAAAAGTGATATTTATCAAATTAGAACAGACATAATAAAATTACATAATATATCAGCCAAAACTGCATATACTCAAATAAATTATTTAAAAAGTAAATATGGGAAAATTATATTAAATAAAGACAAAAATTTACTTATTATTACCGATTATCCTAAAAATCTTAAAATAATGAAAAAACTCTTATCTAAAATAGATACATTAGATAAACCTGATATAATCTTTTTTAATCTCCAAAATACTCAATTATCTAAAATATATCCTAAAATAACTGAAATTTCCAATACTCTATTTAATGATAAAATATATAAATATAAAATAATAAAAAACGATAATTCTAATGGCATAATATTAGTAGGACCAAATAAAGTTATACAAAAGATTCTTCAACATATAAAACAATTAGACACTAAACCAAAACAATTAGATCAAGTTACCGAAATAATCACATTAAAAAATTCTGATGTTACAAATATGGCAAAAATTATTCAAAAAATTGTTTCTTTAAAATACAAAAAAAATATACCTTCTATTACAGAAGATAAAGAAACAAATTCTTTAATAATAATAGCAACATTGGAACAAATGGATACAATAAAAACTATTATAAAAGCTCTTGATATACCTAAAATGCAAGTTTATGTAAAAGCAAGAATATTGGAAATAAGTAATTTAAAGGCTTCACAAATTGGTAATAAATTAGGATTATATGCTGGAAGTGGAACAGGAAGTGGATTATATACACTTAGTGCCAATATGGGTGGACCCGCTATAGCATTTGATGTGACTTCTTTAGGACTTAGTATTCCTACTATAAGGCAGGGATTAGCATTAGGAGCAACAATAGATTTACTTGAAACATTCGGAGCGGCAAAAAAATTAAGCGAACCTTCAATCTTATGTATAAACAATACCCCTTCTACAATATATGTAGGTAAAACAATTTCTGTCAAAACAGGTCAAACAACTTCTACATCCACAAGTGTGTCATATTCAAGGCAAGATATCGGTCTTACTTTAGAAATTAAACCGAGAATTGATAGTGATAATAAAGTCTCATTAAATGTAAAAGCTGTAGTTGAAGATATATTACCAGGATCACCTGACCTTACTCTTCCAACAACATCAAAAAGAGATATTAAAACTACAACAATAGTCAGTAACGGTCAAAGTATTATAATAGGGGGACTTGTCAGAAATAATAAAGATATTACAATTAAAAAAGTACCTTTTTTTGGTGATATACCTATTATAGGAGCTCTTTTCAGACATAAAGAAGTTAATGAAGATAAAACTACTCTTGTGATTGTATTAACTCCTTATATCGTTAAGCAAAGTACAGATCTTGATAAATTAAGATTAACTCTTGGTAAATTAAACGAATTAGAAAGAAAATTTGCTCTTGAATATATCAAGAAAAAGAATTTAAAATGA